The Pseudomonadota bacterium genome segment TTCAGCTTCAGCGGCCACCCGGCCCTCGCCGCGACGAGCAGCGCGACGGCGCTACCCTCGATCGCCGATGTCGCCGAGCGCGTGCTTCCGAGCGTCGTCAGCATCGCCTCGACGCGCCGGGCGCAGGGGGGGCCGACGATGGACCCCTTCTTCCGCTTCTTCTTCGGCGACCGCGAACCACCCGATCAGGTGCAGCGCGGGCTGGGCTCTGGAGTGGTGGTGGACATCGACGGCCGAAAGGTCGTCATCACCAACAACCACGTCGTCGGCGGCGCCGACTCGATCGAGGTCTCGCTGGGCGACGACCGCAAGTTCACCGGCCGCTTGCTCGGCACCGACGCCAAGAGCGATCTGGCGGTGATCGAGCTCAAGGGCGCCAAGGACCTCAGACCGCTGGCGATCGGCGACAGCGCACGGCTGCGGCTGGGCGACATCGTGCTGGCGGCGGGCAGCCCCTTCGGCCTGAGCCAGACGGTGACGATGGGCATCGTCTCGGCCAAGGGGCGCGCCCGCCTCGGGATCGTCGACTATGAGGACTTCATTCAGACCGACGCCGCGATCAACCCCGGCAACTCGGGTGGCGCGCTGGTCGACACCGCGGGTCAGCTCGTGGGCATCAACACGGCGATCTTCTCGCGCAGCGGCGGATACCAGGGGATCGGCTTTGCCATCCCGACCAAGATGGCGCTGCCGATCGTGCGCAGCCTCGTCAAGACCGGCAAGGTGGTGCGCGGCTATCTTGGCGTGATGATCCAGGATGCCCAGCCCGAGATGGCTCGCGCCTTGGGCCTACCGCATACGCACGGCGCGCTGGTGGGTGACGTGGTCGCCGGTGGTCCGGCGGCACGGGCGGGACTGCGGCGCGGCGACTTCATCGTCAAGCTCGACGGCGAGCCGATCAAGCAGGCCGACCAACTGCGGAACGCGGTAGCGGCGCTGGGCCCGAAGCAGACCGTCACCCTGGAGTATCTGCGCGGCGGCAAGGGCCAAAAGGCGCGGGTGCAACTGACCGAGCTCCCGGCCGACGCTGCCGTCGCGCGCCGCGGCGTCGATGCGGCCAAGGGTGCGCCGGGCCTCTGGGTCGAGCCGCTGACGCCCACCGTCCGCGAGCGCTTCAAGCTCGGCCGCGAGCTGCGTTCGGGGGTCGTGGTGACGCGCGTCGATGAGCGCAGCGCCGCTGGCCAAGCAGGGCTACGACCTGGCGACGTGATTTTGCAGGTCAATCGAGTTAGTATCGATTCGGTGAGCGGATTCACATACCAGTACGAGCGTGCCGCGCAGCGCGTGCTGCTCTTGGTCCACCGCGAAGGCGCGACGTTCTTCCTGCTCCTGCCGAAATAGCCTCGAGATTCTGATTTGCGACCAGGGGCAACGCCCCAGAGGAGGTCAGATGCAGCTCGACACCACGTACCGCGGACTGAGCAACACCGAGTCGGCGACCGCGACTCGGATGCTGGAGAAGTTCTCGCCGCGCCTGGTCAGGTTGCTCGATGAGCCCAGCTCGCTGCGGGCTGTCGTCGAAAGCGGAGCCGAGCTCAAGGTGACGCTAACGGTCAGCCAACGACGCGGCGAGCTGACCGCGAGCACCAGTGATCGCGAGCTCGCGACCGCGGTCTCCGACGCCTGCGACAAGCTGCGCGCGCAGCTCGTGCGTCAGCGCCACCGGCGCGAGGCCGAGCGCCATCGCGCCACCGGCGGCACTGAGTAGCCCGGCGGCGGGGGCCGCCCGCGCAGCGGCGGGCGGCGAATTCATGGTCACCCACGCTCGATCGGTGCAGTCCCCATCGGCAGCAGGCTGGGCCGCCTGCCTGCTGCTCCTCGGCGCCTGCATCGGAGCTTCGACCCCGACCCCCGGCGGCCTCGGCCAACGTTGCAGCGCCAGCAGGCCCTGCGCGAGCCCACTGCAGTGCCGCGACAAGCTCTGCGTGGCCGGGCAGCTCGGTCAGGATGGTTCGCTGGTCTTCGACGATGGCGGGCTGCGAGCGGAGGCTCGCACGCTCGACGGTGCGGCTGCCCGCTGCGACGGCACGCGCTGCCCGATTCGGGTGACGATCGTCGCCGACGGCGCCGGGCGCCGCTGGTCCGATGGCACACTGGCGGCGTCGTGCAGCGGCTATCGCCGCCCGGCCGCACCCTACCGCTACGAGGGCGCGATCGGCGACGGCCTCTACACCGTGCAGCCTGCCGGCCAAAGCGCGTTACCGGTGCACTGCGACATGCAGACGGCTGGCGGCGGCTGGACCCTGGTGCAGCGCACGGTCTGGTCCTGGGCGGCCTCGCAGAGCCTGCTGACCGGCTTCGCCGCATTTTGGGAGCAGACGATCGGCGAGGTCGGTGCGCTCGGCAGCGCCTGGCGCGCCGCGGGCAAGCTGTGGTTGAGCTGGAACGTCGAGCATGAGCTGCTACTGGGCTACACCGCGCGCAAGGCGGCCACCGGCAACGCCTGCGCCACGCTCTTCTATCGCGGCACAGGCGCCCTGCTGGCCGGCGATCCGGCGCAGGCCACGCTGACCCTGAGCGGGCTCCAGGGCCTCCCCGGCTTCGATAGCTCGGTCTTCTCGCTCTCGACGACCGACTCGGGGCCCTCGGCGAGCGGCTGTGTCAACGCCGCCAGCGCCGTGCCGTGGTTCTACACGGCCTGCTGCTCGACCTGCCCGACGTACCTGGGCGGGTATTGGAACGACGAGCCCCATCCGATGGTCGGTTTCATCGGCACCACGGCGGACCTCAATGGCCACACCACGAACGAGGCCTGCGGCGCCGACGCGCCGACCAAGAGCGTCGAGCTCGGCGACGTGAACAACCCGCTCGGTCACGCCTTCTTTGGCCTCAATCGCCTCGAGCTCTACCTGCGCTGAGGGGCGCTCGCCGACGCGCCCCCAGCCCTTACACCCGCAGCTCCGGGAGCCGGCTCCCGAGCAGCGTGGCGAGCGGCGCCAGCTCCGGCAAGCGGGCCAACGCCTGGCCGACGTAGCCGAGCGAGCGCGGGATATAGGGCAGGAAGCTCGGGTTGCCGCGCACGCGCTCGATGAAGACGAAGCGACCGGCGTCCTTGAGCTTGCGTTGCACCGTTTGCAGCCAGAACATCCGCTGCAGCTCGTCGTGCGAGACGGCGGGCGTCGCCCGCGCGTGATAGTGCGCGAGCAGCTCCTCGACCAAGGGCAGGCCGAGATCGACGTACGAATCGCGCAGCAGTCCGACCAGGTCGTAGACCAGCGGCCCGATCAGCGCATCTTGGAAGTCGATCAGCCGCAGGCGCGGCTCGCCACCCGCGCCCCTCTGGACCATCAGGTTGCGGCTCTGGTAGTCGCGATGGACCCAGACCGTTGGCAGCGCGAGCAGCAGCTCGACCAGGTGATCGAATTGCCCATCGAGCGCGCGGCGCTCGGCCGCGCCCAGGCGCAGACCGCGCTGCGCCTCGAGCAGCCACTCGCGGAAATGCTCGAGCTCCCAGCGCAGCAGGGCCCCATCAAAGCGCCGCTGGAAGCAAACGCAGTCCTGTGGCGCGCCAGCCGCGTAGCGCTGCAGCGCCAAGAGCAGGTCGATCGCCTGGCGATAGAGGCTGCCGCGCGCGGCGTCGTCGGCCGTCGCCACCAGCGCACCGAGCGTCACATCGCCCAGATCCTCGAGCAGCAGCAGGCCGGCCTCACGCAGGTAGGCGTGGATCGTCGGCACCGGCAGGCCGCCGGCGGCGAGAAAGCGCTGCAGCTCGTAGAAGGGCAGCTCCCGCGGGCGTTCTGCGCCGCTGACCTCGTCGGAGCGCAGCGGATCGGCGGGCAGCTCCATCACGATCAGCGTGCGTGGCGGCGTCTCCTCGCTGCTGAGCCGATGATAGATCCGCGTCGAGGCATCGCCGACCAGCCGGGTCAGGGTGAAGGCCTGCGCGCCCCATAGCGCTGCCAGCGGCGCGGCGAGCGCGTCGCGCAGCGACTCGGGGCTCTTGGGCTGCGCGCTTGAGGCCATCGGCCGCGGGATTATACAGTCGCCGGCATGGCCGACTCAACGCCGCCAACGCTGCTGCGCGCGATTCGCGCCGAGGCCGAGCGACTGAAGCGCCCGCTGCCGGACGCCCAGCTCGAACGCCTCGGGCAGCTGCACCAGCTCCTGGCCCGCTGGGCTCAACGGATCCGGTTGACGGGGAGCGCCGACGCCGAGGAGCTGGTGCGCCGCCACCTCGCCGATGCGCTGATGTTGGCCGCCGCCCTGCCAGCGCTGGCGACGCCGCGCTGCGTCGACGTCGGCAGCGGCGGCGGGCTCCCCGCGCTGCCGCTGGCGATCCTGCGCCCCGAGCTGGCGATCACGATGATCGAGCCGCAGCGCCGCAAGTGCGCGTTTCTGCGCACGGCGATCCATGCGCTCGCGCTCGAGCGCTGTCAGGTCCTGGAGCAGCGCCTGGAGCAGGTCTCGCTGGCCAAGGTCACGGTCGCCTGGTCGCTGGCGACCTTCGCGCCCGAGGTCTGGCTGCGGCGCGCCCTGCCGCTGCTGACGGCGGACGGCCTGGCGGTGGCCTTCGTCGTGCGACCCGAGCTATTGGGCCCGCCACCGGCGGGCTTGGTGCCCTACGCGACCAAGCGATACGCGCTGGCGGACGGGACGCCGCGCGCGCTGCTGCTGCTCCGGCGCTGCGAGGATGCCGATGCACGAGCCTGAGGGCCTGACCCACTTTCGCTCGCTGCATCAGGACGCGCGCCTCGAGGCGTCGGTGCTCGAGCGGCGGGCGCCCGCGCTCTTGGCCTGGCGCCGGCTCTTGCACCAACTTGCGCTGATCGGCCAACGACCCGAGCGCTATGGCGGCCTCGGCTTCGGCAACCTCAGCCTGCGGCTGGCTCCCCTGCAAGCGGCGGTCGGGGCGCGCGCCTTTCTGATCACGGGCACGCAGACCGGCGAACCCGAGCGCCTGCCCGCCGATCGACTCTGCGTCGTCACGCGCTACGCCCTGGCGCGGAACACGATCTACAGCCGCGGCCCCGTGCGCCCCTCCTCCGAGGCGCTGACGCATGGCGCGATCTACGACCTCTCACCGCGCATCGCGGCGGTGCTTCACGTCCACGCGCCGGTGATCTGGCGCCAGACGAGAGCGCTGAGGCTGCCGCAGACCCCCACCGACGTCGGCTACGGCACGGTCGAGATGGCCCGGGCGGTGCAGCGTCTCTACGACGAAGGCGGGCGCGGTCGACCTCGGGTCTGGAGCATGGCGGGACACGAGGACGGCGTGCTCGCCTGGGGATGCGACCTGAACCAGGCCGGGGCCGCGCTGCTGCGGCAGCTCGCACGCGCCTATGCGCTGGCAGCCGAGCGCTGACGCCGCAGCGCGCGAGGCGTTAGCGAGCCCGCCCTGCCCTCGCGGGCGGTCAGGCCGGAGACGCGACCTGCGCCGCGCTCAGAGCTTCGACTGCTCGTACTTGTCGAGCCCGAGGCGCCGAATCAAATCGAGCTGGGTCTCGATCCAATCGATATGCTTCTCCTCGTCGTCGAGGATGCGGCGAAAGAGGTCGCGGCTGACGTAGTCGCCGACCTGCTCACAGTCGGCGATCGCCCGCTTCAGGTCGCCCACGGCCTTATGCTCGAGCATCAAGTCGCCCTCGAGCGCGCCCTTGCTGTCGGCGCCGATGTGGAGCTTACCGAGCAGCTCCATATGCGGCTTGCCCTCGAGCAGGAGGATGCGCTCGATCAGCCAATCGGCGTGATGCATCTCCTCGATCGACTCCTTCTGCAGCTGAGCGCCGAGCTGAAGCAGACCCCAGTTGTTGAGCATGCGCGAATGCAGGAAGTACTGATTGATCGCCGTCAGCTCGTTGCGCAAGGCGGTATTGAGATGCTCGATGACGCCGCTGTCGCCCTTCATGTTGGTACCTCTCCTTCGTTGAGTCCTTCGTCGAGTCCTTCGTTGAGTCCTTCGTTGAGTCCTTCGTTGAGCGGGCACGCTAGCACAGGCGCGCAGCGAGGAGGGCAGCGACGCTCGGCGAGCGAGTCAAGGGCGAGAGGCGAAGGTCGGCCAATGAGCGATCGGCCAATGAGCTGCGGGCCACGCGCTGCAAACCACGCGCTGCGAGGCGGCGTGCCGCCCTAGCCGAAGCGCAGGAGCACCGCCCAGATTGCGGCGCCCACCAGCAGCACGCCGACGGCGACCTGCATCACCAGCCACCGGCGCTCGAGGCGCGAGCGCGCGGCCCGGCCCGTCAGTGAGGTGCTGGAGGGGAGAAAGTCGTCGCCGTTGAAAGTGTAACCGTTGAAGGTGTCACCGGGCGCGCCCGGCGACCAGGTGCCCGATTCGCAGAAGGGGTCGATCGCCAGCGCGGAGAGACCTGAGGGCTCGGTTCGCGTGCGTAGGCGGTTGACGAGGGTATCGACGGCGGTGCGTACCGCCGCGCTGAGGTCCTCGAACTGCAGCCCCATGCCGGTCGGACGGCCCGCGTCCTGCGCGGCCTGGACCCAGGCGACGCGGCAGGGCACCGCGAGCGGCTCGCGCGGCGTGAAGAGCAGCCGACAGGTCACGCGCTCGCCGACCGCATGCGGCGCACAGCCGGCGACAAAGAGCCCGCCGACGCTGAGGTTGAGCGCCGTCGCGGGCAAGGCTGGCGCGCCGGCGCTCCAGTTGAGCGCCACCGGCTCGCTGAGCAGCACGCGGAGCTGCCGACGCCGTTCGTTTCCAGTTTCGAGCATCGTGGGGAAGAGCAGTGTCATGCGCGGCGCATACCGAGGCAACTGCTTTCTCGGCGATCGCCTGCCGGCGCAGCAGGCCGCGTCCTGCGCCGCCGCCGGCAGCAGAGCGCCAGCAGGCCGAGCAGCGCGAGCGGGACGGTCCGTGAGGTCGCGTGCGTTCCACCCGCCGCCAGCGCGCAGCCGGCGCCATCCGACTGTGGCCCCGCGATCCCGCCCTCGACGGCCACGCTGGCCTGCGCGCGGTTGCCGACGGCGTCCTCGGCCACGATCACCAGGGTGTGGGCGCCCGCCGTGAGCTGCACCGGGAAGTCGTAGGGCGCCTGGGCGATCCGCCCGGCGACCTGGCCGTCGAGCAGGAGCACCGCCTCGCGCACCGCCACGTTGTCGCGGACCCGCGCGCGCACGATGACGCTGCTGCCGACAGCCACGCCCGGCGCGGGCGTGAGAATCGTGACCTCGGGCGGCAGCGCATCGCCCGTCACGCCGTTGGCCTGCAGCGCCAGGTCGCCAGCGGCGACCGCGCCGATCCACCGCAGCTGACTATCGACCCGCATCGCTCGCCCGTCGTCGGTGCGAGGGTCGCCGTCGCCGGCGTTGACGAGCTGCGCGTTGACGCCGATCACCACCTCCTGGCCCTGCACCGTCGCCAGCACTGGGCCTCCAGAGTCGCCCAAGCTCAGGTTGCCGCGACCCGCCGCCGTGCCCACGATGGAGATCACCGTCGGCTGCACGGCCGCGATGGCGTTGGTCGTGATGCGCTTGATGCCCCCGTCGTCCATCGTGGTGCCGGTCTGGCCATAGCCCACGAGCGTGATCGTCTGGCCAACCGTTGGCGCTCGAGCACCGACCATCAGGGGCGTCACGCCGGGTGCCTGCGGGAGCCAGAGCATGGCGAGATCGATCGTTCGGTAATCGCTGGCCTCGTAGTCTGGGTGGACCATGACGTTGTCGACCGCGAAGCGGCGCACGGGATTCGCGGCACCGCCGCTCGAAACCGTCGTCGTGCTCGCTGCCGGGAGCGTGAGTTCGAAGGCGAGCTGCGCCGCATCGGCGACGCAGTGGGCCGCGGTCAGCACCGTATGAGCGCCGACCACGCTGCCGGTGCACTGCTCGCGCTTCCCATCGCGTGTCAGGATCACCAACCTACCGACGGCGGGATGCCCGCTGTAGGGCGTGCCGTTGCTCAGCGCCTGCGCCACTTCGCCCAGCTCGGCGAGGTCGAAGGCCGCCGCGCCCCCGCCCCCGCAGGCCAGCAGCGCGACCGCCAACAAGGCAAGCAGCAGGCCAAGGGCGTTGCGGGCGGCGACGCGCCCAGCGCGAACCTCTGGGAGCTGGGGGGGAAGGGCGCGCGGCGCGGAGCGTGTCTGTTCGAGCTTCATGGGCTGCGGGGACAGCAAGCCGAGTGCCAGCCTTCGGCGGCGCCCTCGCGGGCCAAGTTGGCGACGTCCTGGCAGCACAATCCGGCGCCGAGGCCCCGCACCGCCCGCGCGCCGGCAAGCGCCCTCTGGCTAGCCGGCCACCGCGCTAGCCAGTGACCCGCCAGGCAGTGACCCGCCAGGCAGTGACCCGCCAGCGGACCGATCAGTGAAGGACCGGGCCTGGATCGAGGGTGGCGATCGGCGAAGCAGGTTGGTTTGCCGCGGGAGGGGTCGCATTGGCGCGCGGAAGCGGTGAGTTCGCGATAGCGTCGGGGCGCGGGGTCGCGGCCCTCGAAGGGAGCAGCGAGCAGCCCGTGACTTCCGCGGTGCTCGCGCCTTCATAGTGGAATAAACGGTGTGCCTGGCGCGACCTTGCGGAGGGTGATGGCGCGATGGAAGCGGGGCGCCTCGGCGCTGCGCTCCACGATTCCCGGGCGCCCCGCTCGCAGCCCCCAGGGCCCCTCTCTTGTGGCCGCCGCCTACCGCCCCAGTGGAGAAGACCAGTGGAGAAGACCAGTGGAGAAGACCAGTGGAGAAGACCAGTGGAGAAGACCAGTGGAGAAGACCAGTGGAGAAGACCAGTGGAGAAGACCAGTGGAGAAGACCAGTGGAGAAGACCAGTGGAGAAGACCAGTGGAGAAGACCAGTGGAGAAGACCAGTGGAGAAGACCAGTGGAGAAGACCATGCGGGGCGACTGCGCGGTTGGTGACCCGCCAGCCAGTGACCCGCTAGCCGGTGACGAGGTTGAGGAGGCGGCCCGGGACCAGGACGGCCTTGGCGACCGTGAGGCCCTGCAGGTGTTTGGCGATGCGGGGGTCGGCCTCTGCGGCCGCGCGCACGGCAGCGGCATCGGCAGCAAGGGGCACGCGCACCCGTCCGCGCGTCTTGCCGCTGATTTGCACGACGATCTCGACCTCGTCGACGACCAGCAGCGCCGGGTCGTGGCGCGGCCAGGGGACGTAGGCCAGCGAGCGCTGGTGGCCGAGGAGCTGCCAGAGCTCCTCCGCCAGGTGCGGCGCGAAGGGCGCCAGCATCAGCACCAGCGGCTCGGCGACCTCGCGCGGCAGCGTAGGGCGGCCGACCAAGGCGTTGTTGAGCTCGATCAGCGCGGCCAGCGCTGTATTGAAGCGCAGCCGGTCGAGGTCATCGGTGACGCGCTTGATCGTCTGGTGCAGCAGCCGTCGCAGCTCCGGGTCGGCAGCCGTCTCGACGATGCAAGTGCCGTCCGGCGCGTCGCCCTCGCCGCAGACGTTGCGCCAAACCCGGTGGAGAAAGCGATGGACGCCGATGATGTCCCGCGTGTTCCACGGCTTGGAGACCTCCAGCGGCCCGAGGTACATCTCGTAGAGTCGCAGCGTGTCGCAGCCGTATTCGGTGAACATCTCGTCGGGCGTGACGGCGTTCTTGAGCGACTTGCCCATCTTGCCGTACTCGCGCCGCACCGGCTGGCCGCGATAGTAGAAGCTCCCCTCGCGCTCCTCGACCTCGGCGGCCGGCACGTAGACCCCGCGCTCGTCGGTGAAGGCGGCAGCGAGGATGTAGCCCTGGTTGAAGAGCCGGCCGAAGGGCTCGGGCGTCGAGACGTGACCCAGGTCGAAGAGCAGCTTATGCCAGAAGCGCGCGTAGAGCAGATGCAGCACCGCATGCTCGGCGCCGCCGACATATAGATCGACCCCCCCGGCGAGCGCCGGCGTGGTCAGCGAGGCCCCACTCGGCGCTGCCCCGCCAGGCGATGCCGCCGCGACGGTCGTCCCGGCTCCCCCCGCGGCCGCGGCAGGCGGGCTCATCCAGTAACGCTCGGCTTCGACCGAGGCCAGCGCCTGATCGTTTCGCGGGTCGAGGAAGCGCAGGTAGTACCAACACGAACCCGCCCACTGCGGCATCGTGTTCAACTCGCGCTCATAGCGCACGCCCTCGCGCAGCACCGTGCGCCAGGACTCCGGCGCGCGCCCCAGCGAGGGCTGCGGCGGCCGCGACGAATCCTCGTCGACGACGGGACGGAAGTCGTCCATCGGCGGCAGGGCGACCGGAAGCTCAGCCTCGGGCACAGGCACGGTCTCGCCGCCCGGACCATGGAGCACGGGGAAGGGCTCGCCCCAATAGCGCTGGCGCGAGAAGAGCCAGTCGCGCAGCTTGTACTGCACCTGCGCGCGACCGCACCCGCGCTGCTCGAGCCAGGAGGTGATCGCGCGCTTGGCCTCAGCGGTCGGCAGCCCGTCGAGCACGAGCTCGCCCTGCCGCGAATTGACGCTCTCGCCCTCGCCCGTGTAGGCGGCGCGATAGGCGCTGACCTGCGCCAGATAGTCCTCGCGCGAAGGCGCGCTGCGGCCAGCCAACGCCCCCTGCTCCGCGATCCACGCCGCCGACGGCAGCACGACGGGTCGCAGCGGCAGGCCCCAGGCGCGCGCAAAGTCGCCATCGCGCTGGTCGTGAGCGGGCACCGCCATGATCGCCCCCGTGCCGTAGCCCATCAGCACGTAGTCGGCGATCCAGATCGGCAGGCGCTCGCCATTGACCGGATTGATCGCGTCGGCGCCCGTCGCGACGCCCGTCTTGGTCTTGCTCTCGGCTTGGCGCTCGAGGTCGCTGCGCCGTGCCGTAGCCACACAGTAGGCCTCGACCGCGGCGCGCTGGCCCGCGGTGACGAGCTGCTGCACCAACGGATGCTCCGGGGCGAGCACGAGGTAGGTCGCACCGAAGAGGGTGTCGGGGCGCGTCGTAAAGACTCGGATCGGCTCGCCGACCAGCGCCTCCGGCGCGCCCGCGGCCGGCGCGATCGCGAAGTCCACCAGGGCGCCCGCACTGCGACCGATCCAATTGCGCTGCATCAGCTTGATCGGCTCGGGCCAATCGACCCGCTCGAGGTCGGCGATCAGGCGCTCGGCATAGGCCGTAATGCGCAGCATCCATTGCTTGAGCGGTCGCTTGAGCACGGGGTGATTGCCGCGCTCGGAGCGGCCCTCGGCCGTCACCTCCTCGTTCGCCAACACGGTGCCGAGTGCCGGACACCAGTTGACGGCGACCTCGGCGAGATACGCCAGCCGCTGCTGGTCGAGGGCGCGGCGCTGCTCGGCCGCGCTCAGCGCGCTCCAGCCCCGCGCCGTCGCACCCGCGGCGGGCGTCGACGCGACGATCCGTAGGTCGTCGTCGAGGACCCGATCCCCCCGCGCCAGGCGCTGCTCGAGCTCGGCGATCGGCCGCGCCGCCCCCGCCTCGACGTCGAAGTAGCTGCCGTAGAGCTGGAGGAAGATCCACTGCGTCCAGCGGTAGTAGCCGCGGTCGGTGGTGGCGAGCTCGCGCTCCCAGTCATAGCTCAGGCCGAAGGCGCGCAGCTGGCGCCGCATGTTCTCGATGTTGCGCTCGGTGGTCTCGCGCGGATGCACGCCGTGCTCGATCGCGTACTGCTCGGCCGGCAGACCGAAGGCGTCGAAGCCCATCGGATGCAGGACGTTGCTGCCGGTCATCCGCTTGTAGCGCGCGACAATGTCGGTGGCGATGTAGCCGAGCGGGTGGCCGACGTGCAGCCCCGCGCCCGAGGGGTAGGGGAACATGTCGAGCACGTAAAACTTCGGCCTCTGCGGGTCGAAGTCCGGATCGCCCGGGTTGGGCGTCCGAAAGGTGCGCTGCTCGGCCCACTGCCGCTGCCACTTCGCTTCGATACCGATGAAATCGTAAGGCCTGGCCATGGCGCGCGTTGTAGCCCCGCGCGAGCGAGGGGTCAACGGCCGGCGCCACGACCGGCGCTACGACCGGCGGGGCGGACCGACGCTATTGGGCCTGCGCCTTGATCGGATAGAGCGTCTCGCCCGGCTGCTTGCCGTCGATGATCAGCGTCTTGACGCGGGCACCGGCCTGGTGCGCCGGAAGATAGGAGATGAAGTCCGTGTTGCGCTCGACGATGCCCTCGATCAACTGCGCCGAGTTGATGCTGCGTGGCGGCGTGCCGAGCCCGCGGATGCGCCGGTCGACCCAGTAGGCCGCGACGCGCTCGGGCGACATCTTCAACACCGCCTGGTCGACAGCGACCCGCGTGGCCGAGTTGGCCTCCCAGTTGAGGATGCGAATGGGGTTGCCGTTCGGCCAGCGATCCTTCTGCCGCAGCAGGATCGCGCGCAGCTCGGTCAGCGAGATGCGCGTGAGCGGATTGTCGGGATGGACGATCACGGCGATCGCCCCGCCCTCGGCGGTCGCGGCGGCGTTGCGCGCCCCGGCAAGAGCGGCCAGCGCGAGGGTCAGCGCCAGCAGCGCCGGCGTGCGGGAGCGAAGGAGGCCGCCGATCGCGCCGCCGTCTGCCTCCCGGCGCATCAGAACGCCACCGCGATCTGCGTCGAGAAGCGATGCACGTCGTCGGAGCCGAAGAGCAGGATCGGCTCACCGCGCTTGTTCGGCCAATGGACCCACTCCTGCGCGACCTTGACCACGACCGCGCCAGAGACGCGCCAGTTGAGCCCGTAGGTCAGGTCGATCAAGTTGTCGAAGGGGATGGTGTCGTCGATGTCGAGCCAGGTCGCCGAGACGAAGGGCCGTAGCCGCAGGCGGCGCAGCGGCAGCTCGTAGCTGAGGATGGCGATCGCTGCCCAGCTGGCGAGATCGGGTCTGAACTGCCCGGGAAAGGCCTGCGCGAGCACATCTTGATCGGCGGGGATGAAGCTCTCCGAGCCGCGCGGCACCCAGGCCGGGCGGTGGTCGTCATCGTACTTGCGCCAGTTGGCCAGCACCTCGCCCTGGAGCCCGAAGGGCCCCACCTCCAGCGAGAGGTCGGCGCCGACGGCGGCCTCGCGATAGCGAACGGTCGTCTCCTTGACGACATCCCGGGGCGGCACGAAGACGCGCTTGATCTCGCTGTAGTCGCCCCAGTACCACGACACGCCGGCCTGCCAGTTCCAGTCGCCCCTGCCACCGGCGACGAGGCGCCCGCCCAGGGCCTTGTCGGCGTCGGGGTCCTTGAGGTTGCTGGCGTCGCCGCGGCCGTTGCTCAGGGTCAGCGCGTACTCGAAACGCACGTCACGCAGGAAGGTGGAGCCGTGCAGCTTGAGGCCGAGCTGCCGCTCGGGGAAGAGCTGCAACACGTAGACGGGCGGAGAGGTGGCGAGCAGGCGGGTCGGGGAGCCGTGGTCGATGTTCCAGATGCCATAGGGCGTGAGGAACAAGCCAGCCGTGAGCTGCAGCCATTCGAGCCGGTTCCAGCTCAACCAGGCGCGCTCGATCTCGATCGCGCCGTAGTCGAACGACTCGCCGAAGCTGCCGGCGTCGTTGGTCGTGACCTCGACCTTGCGGTAGCGCTCGCCCAGGCGCGGGATCTCGTAGGCCCGCGTATCACCGACGGGGTTCAGCAGGAAGCGGACCTCGGCGAGCATGCGCCAGTCCGGCAGGGGCTTGAAGTCGAAGTAGAGGTTGAGGTTGCCGAAGATGAAGGAGGGCTCCTGGTCGAGCAGGTCACCGGCAAGCACCCGCTGCGGCACCCACCACTTCTGAAAGGAGAGGTCGAAGAAGCCGTAGATCGCCAGCATGCGCTGCGCCTCGAGCTGCAGCGAGAGCGAGGTCGCGGCCTCTTCAGCGATCGCGAGCTGTTGCTGGACCTCGTCGCGCCGGCGATCATCGTCGTCCTGCCGCGCGCTCAGCGCGCGGACCTCACGGCTGAGACGCCGCAACGCCTGAGCGTCGGCGCTCTCGCTCGTGGCCCTCGCACCTGGCGCCTCGTCGCTCGCGCTCGCGGCCCCTTTACCCGGCGCCTCGGCGCTCCCCTGGGCCCGCGCGGCGGGCGCGCCTGCGAGCGCGAGCAGCAGCCACATGAGGCCGACCGGCGACCTCATCGGCGACCTCATTGACTGAGCCGGCTGCAGAAGAGCGGAAATTGGGGCATGAACTGCCGCAGGTCCTTGCA includes the following:
- a CDS encoding DegQ family serine endoprotease, with amino-acid sequence MRHQRLGVVVSVALLAAAIGSGIGIYSSAPRATRFSFSGHPALAATSSATALPSIADVAERVLPSVVSIASTRRAQGGPTMDPFFRFFFGDREPPDQVQRGLGSGVVVDIDGRKVVITNNHVVGGADSIEVSLGDDRKFTGRLLGTDAKSDLAVIELKGAKDLRPLAIGDSARLRLGDIVLAAGSPFGLSQTVTMGIVSAKGRARLGIVDYEDFIQTDAAINPGNSGGALVDTAGQLVGINTAIFSRSGGYQGIGFAIPTKMALPIVRSLVKTGKVVRGYLGVMIQDAQPEMARALGLPHTHGALVGDVVAGGPAARAGLRRGDFIVKLDGEPIKQADQLRNAVAALGPKQTVTLEYLRGGKGQKARVQLTELPADAAVARRGVDAAKGAPGLWVEPLTPTVRERFKLGRELRSGVVVTRVDERSAAGQAGLRPGDVILQVNRVSIDSVSGFTYQYERAAQRVLLLVHREGATFFLLLPK
- a CDS encoding phosphotransferase, producing the protein MASSAQPKSPESLRDALAAPLAALWGAQAFTLTRLVGDASTRIYHRLSSEETPPRTLIVMELPADPLRSDEVSGAERPRELPFYELQRFLAAGGLPVPTIHAYLREAGLLLLEDLGDVTLGALVATADDAARGSLYRQAIDLLLALQRYAAGAPQDCVCFQRRFDGALLRWELEHFREWLLEAQRGLRLGAAERRALDGQFDHLVELLLALPTVWVHRDYQSRNLMVQRGAGGEPRLRLIDFQDALIGPLVYDLVGLLRDSYVDLGLPLVEELLAHYHARATPAVSHDELQRMFWLQTVQRKLKDAGRFVFIERVRGNPSFLPYIPRSLGYVGQALARLPELAPLATLLGSRLPELRV
- a CDS encoding class I SAM-dependent methyltransferase; the encoded protein is MADSTPPTLLRAIRAEAERLKRPLPDAQLERLGQLHQLLARWAQRIRLTGSADAEELVRRHLADALMLAAALPALATPRCVDVGSGGGLPALPLAILRPELAITMIEPQRRKCAFLRTAIHALALERCQVLEQRLEQVSLAKVTVAWSLATFAPEVWLRRALPLLTADGLAVAFVVRPELLGPPPAGLVPYATKRYALADGTPRALLLLRRCEDADARA
- a CDS encoding class II aldolase/adducin family protein — its product is MHEPEGLTHFRSLHQDARLEASVLERRAPALLAWRRLLHQLALIGQRPERYGGLGFGNLSLRLAPLQAAVGARAFLITGTQTGEPERLPADRLCVVTRYALARNTIYSRGPVRPSSEALTHGAIYDLSPRIAAVLHVHAPVIWRQTRALRLPQTPTDVGYGTVEMARAVQRLYDEGGRGRPRVWSMAGHEDGVLAWGCDLNQAGAALLRQLARAYALAAER
- the bfr gene encoding bacterioferritin translates to MKGDSGVIEHLNTALRNELTAINQYFLHSRMLNNWGLLQLGAQLQKESIEEMHHADWLIERILLLEGKPHMELLGKLHIGADSKGALEGDLMLEHKAVGDLKRAIADCEQVGDYVSRDLFRRILDDEEKHIDWIETQLDLIRRLGLDKYEQSKL
- a CDS encoding PilZ domain-containing protein, encoding MTLLFPTMLETGNERRRQLRVLLSEPVALNWSAGAPALPATALNLSVGGLFVAGCAPHAVGERVTCRLLFTPREPLAVPCRVAWVQAAQDAGRPTGMGLQFEDLSAAVRTAVDTLVNRLRTRTEPSGLSALAIDPFCESGTWSPGAPGDTFNGYTFNGDDFLPSSTSLTGRAARSRLERRWLVMQVAVGVLLVGAAIWAVLLRFG